In Phalacrocorax aristotelis unplaced genomic scaffold, bGulAri2.1 scaffold_34, whole genome shotgun sequence, the genomic window cacacCGTTTtcgccatgcccaggtcccatacgatgcaacgCAACcccaccaaccaccacccctcccctccccagcctttggCATCATACACAGACATCACTCCCTTCGTCTATGgcccttccctgtaaaatgtccataaaaacgTCCACTTGTGTTTCTCAGGGCAGCTGCGGTGCCGGGTCCGGCCCTGGCACAAGCAGAGGGACAGTCCCACGCGCTCCCATCATGTCACCCCCAGGAGCTCCCcgcaggggcagggaaggatgctCCGGGGGTtgggagcagctcccaggactTCGGACACCAGGCACGGCCACCCTGGTGCCACACGGGCGGTGTGTAAGCGTTGCCGCGCAGGTGGGGGTttgtgcctcggtttccccgtGGAGAATTGCTGTGTCGCTGCAGAGGGGGGTGATGGCACCCCCGTACCGGGCTGggtgtacagccagggctgggctgctgaggTGTCCCCTACCCACAGGAGAGAGGGTCAGACAGAGCCCGGCGGTGCTGGAGGGAAACAAGGAGGcagaaagggttttttcttctctatttttgtttttaatttgtaaataactTTCCATGAAAAACGTTAAATTGCACACGTGTATCTGCAGTTCTTCAGTATCATATAGAGgccccaaaacaggaaaatatcacaaaaacaacaaataaaaagaagcatcagCAATACAGATACCAACACCTACAGtgacccccccccaaaacccgcAAGAGGCATGACCcttgctccccagccccgggaCACTGTCCCCAGCCTACGTCAGCTagtgaaaggcagagagggTTTATGGTGGTCTAGACCCCTTGGCAACGGCAGCGAGGGGTTTGGGTAGAAAAAATACCAAAGCCAGTTGTGGGAGCGACCCCGTCCCCGCTGCTCCTCTCCTGTCGCGGACAATTCCGGGACCCTTGATGAaacctgttgctgctgctgcaggaatcCTCCCTTGCCTGGTCTTGGTTTACAGAACGATGAACACAAGCctttaaacaatgaaaatataaaccaaCTCCCAAACTGCATTTCCCCTAACCCCACTCTTAGGAAATTCTAGTGCTAAAAATACAGGTTCCTTTGAATATATAATCGATAATAGATTCTATAAAAACATCTAAAGAAGCAGACTTGCTGAATTTATAAACCTTTTGTTCTTCCCTAGGTAGAACCTCCCTAGGAGGGAGGTTGAACTCAGAGGATCTAGAAGGGACCTCTACGTACTTGCTAGCTAATTATCACACTATACCTATGACCTACCCTAggcagaaaataggaaaaagagagagagaaacagagggaCGAAGGGGTAAGAAAATTGCACTTAGTCTGTCGAGCCCTAAGCCACCAGGATCTCATGTCTTGGATGGGATTTAGCGGGTGCTCTGTTAGCCCTGAAGGAACGTAGGCCGTGTCCTTTGCCacggggaaaaagaaaaagacaattcacatgtattcctttaaaagcaaaaaaataagcagtgttgtatttcttctcctgaGGAAACTCATGGACTAGAGACTTCTGACGTGGCCTTTAAAGCTCTATCAAGCTGTTCctgtggtgttggttttttctccccGCGGTGTTTCTGTGAATAATCTTACAATGAAGCTGGTAAAAGTCCCTGTGAATGTCTCTGTCTCTAGAAACTCTTGTCCCTTGTAagtcccagcagctctgggggagCATCCTACTAAAGCCTGTGCGGGCTTTGGAGAGTGACTGGCCCCTTATAAGAGGGACGCCAGACTGCTCCAGTCGCTCACATCTGCTGGCAAAGAGCCGTCGCTGAGTTCAAACACCTCCTCCACGTTGCCGGAGTTGGAGAGGTAATCGTTTGCCCCTTGGTGCCAGGGGTGCTGCAGGAAGGCCGTGGCCATGAAGGTTTCATCCAAGTCCAGGTTGTCGTGGTTGGATTCGGTGAGGACgtgctcctgcccctggggagaggCGATGTGGTGCCCGTGTAGCATCAAGTCCAGGTCGCGTGTTATGGGGCTGATGGGAGGCGTGAGCTCCAGGTCCCCAAAAGTGGAGAAGTCTCCATTCAGGGTGGTGTTGAGGATGGCTTCCCAGTCAAGGCTGCCTTTCAGTGATGCCAGCTCAGTCTGCTCTTCCTGGGTCAGCAAGGCAGGGTTGGAAAGCCGAGGCGCCTTGGCCGTTTGCTCGGGCAAGGGCTGCTTGCGCTTGTGCCCTGCTTTGCCATCCGCTGGGTTCCAGTTCTGGTCACCGGTGACTTCTTCAAactctttcagcagctgctgtagcTCCACGCTGACGTTGAGGCTGTTACTGGAGGCGCAAGCTGAAGTGGCCGGGCTGGCGACGCTCTGTGCTTCTTGCTGGGCTCTGTCGGTGACAGCTGGGTGGATCTGCACCGGGGGCATCCTCCGCTTTTTGAAGGCACCACTCTTGAGCCGGTCGGCGTATTGGGGGTCAAGCTTCCAAAACCCACCTTTCCCTCGCTCGCCCTTCTCCCGGGGCACCTTGATGAAGCCCTTGTTCCAGGAGAGGTTGTGTCGGATGGAGTTCTAGACCCAAAACACGAAAAAACCAAGGCTGAACCtccattatctttgaaaggtcgtggaggacaggagaggtgcccgaggactggaggaaagcaaatgtcactctaatcctcaaaaaggggaagaaggaggacccgggaAACCATAGGCCAGGCAGCCTCAGTCGAGTGGTTCTGAAGCCCTGAATGTGCCTGGAGTGATGTGACTAATTCGAAAGGAAACTCAGCTATTGGGTAAATGCCCCAGCGTTGGACTCCACAAAGCTAAGACTGGATTAAGGGATTGGATATGGTAgaggtgggtggttttttttgtaatgttgcCTAGATACCTTTATGCTTATTTATCCATAACCCGTAGTgctgaagaggaaaaccaaGGCTTGAACACTTAGAGCTGTTGAAAAACATGCGCACACCCACAccgcacccccacccccacccccaaaacccctcctCCGGGCTGAAGCCCGGGTGTGTTGGCTCCTTTCCAAAGCACTCAGCTCCCACAGGGATATCTCCATCATCTCCCCCCAGAGTAGGTGGCATGACCTTTCCAGGCTGTCTTCATGTATGGGAATGAGGAGAGGGGATGAGAACACAGCCAAGAAGAGACCAAACCGAAGAGAGAAGAGACCTAAAAAAGtagagaagagaccaaaaagagagagggaggcaagagaagcaataagaaaaaaagaaaaaaaaaaggagaaaaaacaaaaatgaaaaaaaattaaaaaagaataaagaataaataaaaaagaagaaaaaataaatagaagagaaaaaagaaaaaagaaaaaagaaaaaggagaaataaaaagtagaaaaaaaaagaaaagagaaaaaagaataaagaata contains:
- the LOC142051440 gene encoding forkhead box protein J1-like; the protein is MAEGWLRCLQAGKDGGPEGSVGDSDDLDDSLTSLMWLQDFSISACMGKSSCCPSDPDPQDCHSIPSSAADPARMGMPHTPCKPISSPTLSTAHHPTAAHPQLMQDIDYKTNPHIKPPYSYATLICMAMEASQKPKITLSAIYKWITDNFCYFRHADPNWQNSIRHNLSWNKGFIKVPREKGERGKGGFWKLDPQYADRLKSGAFKKRRMPPVQIHPAVTDRAQQEAQSVASPATSACASSNSLNVSVELQQLLKEFEEVTGDQNWNPADGKAGHKRKQPLPEQTAKAPRLSNPALLTQEEQTELASLKGSLDWEAILNTTLNGDFSTFGDLELTPPISPITRDLDLMLHGHHIASPQGQEHVLTESNHDNLDLDETFMATAFLQHPWHQGANDYLSNSGNVEEVFELSDGSLPADVSDWSSLASLL